A portion of the Francisella uliginis genome contains these proteins:
- a CDS encoding MFS transporter, whose amino-acid sequence MILIIIKLAISIIMVLGLIYISEKNPRLGGLCSGLPLSVGIFTYFYAKENGLHFLMISMPYAMAGFANALIYTIGFYLGSKLFTEQRYLNTISAVVLGAIVYFISGYFITLLHLNLLSGFIIFIISMIVCIFFFKGVAETKTIKEKIKLKPTSKIKITLFRIILVSSLVLLITGVSKSVGYAWAGIFSSFPVMLMSVATVLIFTYKDELFPRVLKHFSYGISILVIYDLLIFWLYPIIGINLGTVVAYIICFIYLVFLNKLNR is encoded by the coding sequence ATGATCTTAATAATAATTAAACTAGCAATATCTATAATTATGGTGTTGGGTCTTATATATATTTCTGAAAAAAATCCCAGACTAGGAGGTTTATGTTCAGGACTACCATTAAGTGTAGGAATATTTACTTACTTCTATGCAAAAGAAAATGGTCTACATTTTTTGATGATATCAATGCCATATGCAATGGCTGGATTTGCTAATGCGTTGATATATACGATAGGCTTTTATTTAGGAAGCAAGCTGTTTACTGAGCAACGTTATTTAAACACTATAAGTGCGGTTGTTTTAGGTGCTATAGTTTACTTCATTAGTGGATATTTTATTACATTATTACATTTAAATTTATTATCAGGGTTTATTATATTTATAATCTCAATGATTGTTTGTATTTTTTTCTTTAAAGGCGTAGCTGAAACTAAAACTATTAAAGAAAAAATTAAGTTAAAGCCAACTAGTAAAATTAAAATTACTTTATTTAGAATTATTCTTGTATCTTCACTAGTATTATTGATTACAGGTGTTTCTAAATCTGTCGGTTATGCATGGGCAGGAATATTCTCTTCTTTTCCCGTAATGTTAATGTCTGTCGCTACCGTTTTGATATTTACTTATAAGGATGAACTTTTCCCTCGAGTTCTTAAGCATTTTTCATATGGAATATCTATTTTAGTGATTTATGATTTATTAATTTTTTGGTTATATCCAATAATAGGTATTAATTTAGGTACAGTAGTTGCTTATATTATCTGTTTTATTTATTTAGTATTTCTAAATAAGCTAAATCGATAG
- a CDS encoding BspA family leucine-rich repeat surface protein, which produces MSVSKRIATLALSSLFISLTGCETVTNVYNEYNPFQEAVEKPTTFQCPKKEVGVLIKNGLGNSYTLVVDDISIRDGNVTNLLRRNIPFIYKGKKINHICTTHVTDMSNLFENAKEVDANITDFDTSNVTDMSYMFAHAETFNQPIGVWNTSSVTNMDHMFYRARLFNQPLKDWNVFSVRNMDYMFPGTYKFNQPLNTWNVFNVTSHAHFTSPTSGLDPEFKPNFLVFTFSVNLATNNKKDS; this is translated from the coding sequence ATGTCAGTTTCTAAGCGAATAGCTACTTTAGCATTGTCGTCATTATTTATATCTTTAACAGGCTGTGAAACAGTAACTAATGTATACAATGAATACAACCCTTTTCAAGAAGCAGTTGAAAAACCAACTACTTTTCAATGTCCAAAAAAAGAGGTTGGTGTTCTAATCAAAAATGGTCTTGGAAATAGCTATACACTGGTTGTTGATGATATTTCTATAAGAGATGGAAATGTTACTAATCTTCTAAGAAGGAATATACCTTTTATTTATAAAGGCAAAAAAATTAATCATATATGTACTACTCATGTCACAGATATGAGCAACCTATTTGAAAATGCTAAAGAAGTAGATGCTAATATTACTGATTTTGATACATCAAATGTGACAGATATGAGCTATATGTTTGCTCATGCTGAAACTTTTAATCAGCCTATAGGTGTTTGGAATACTTCAAGTGTTACTAATATGGATCATATGTTTTATAGAGCTCGGCTATTTAATCAGCCACTAAAAGATTGGAATGTCTTTAGTGTTAGAAATATGGATTATATGTTTCCTGGTACTTACAAGTTTAACCAACCTCTTAATACGTGGAATGTCTTTAATGTAACTAGTCATGCGCATTTCACATCACCAACTTCTGGATTAGACCCTGAGTTTAAACCAAACTTTTTAGTATTTACATTCTCTGTTAACTTAGCTACTAATAATAAGAAGGATAGCTAA
- a CDS encoding PQ-loop domain-containing transporter, translated as MLSIYSYIITLLFGLALFFNAVLFIPQAIKIVKAKNAQSISLITFTGFISMQFISVLYGLLQNDWILTIGFLMSMISCGLVIICALIYRNKRKD; from the coding sequence ATGTTAAGTATATACTCCTATATTATCACTCTACTTTTTGGACTTGCATTATTTTTTAATGCGGTACTTTTTATTCCACAAGCAATTAAAATTGTCAAAGCTAAAAATGCTCAATCTATTTCATTGATTACTTTTACAGGATTCATTTCAATGCAATTCATTTCGGTACTCTATGGGTTACTCCAGAATGACTGGATTTTAACCATTGGTTTTTTAATGAGCATGATAAGCTGTGGATTAGTGATTATTTGTGCTTTGATTTATCGTAATAAAAGAAAGGATTAA
- a CDS encoding DJ-1/PfpI family protein, whose amino-acid sequence MTNIVIVLFNDFETLDVFGPVEVLGSFKEYFKLEYYSLEGGNITSSQNVSITTKKLDQVNSKDYILFVPGGMGTRKLIYDKELIAELARLATNAKYILTVCTGSSLFSQTNLLDNKKATSNKKALNWTKNIAPGVIWIDKARWVKDGNIYSSSGVSAGIDMSLGFVADLLGYDIAKQKSIEIEYSWQEDATIDEFADIYK is encoded by the coding sequence ATGACAAATATAGTAATTGTATTATTTAATGATTTTGAGACTTTAGATGTATTCGGACCTGTAGAGGTGTTAGGAAGTTTTAAAGAATACTTCAAACTAGAATACTATTCTCTTGAAGGTGGAAATATAACTAGCAGTCAAAATGTCTCAATAACTACTAAAAAACTAGATCAAGTAAACTCAAAAGATTATATATTATTTGTCCCTGGTGGTATGGGTACTCGCAAATTAATATATGATAAAGAACTAATAGCTGAATTAGCTAGATTAGCGACTAATGCAAAATATATACTTACAGTTTGTACAGGATCTTCTTTATTTTCACAGACAAACCTACTTGATAATAAAAAAGCTACATCAAATAAAAAAGCTCTAAACTGGACAAAAAATATAGCTCCTGGTGTCATTTGGATAGATAAAGCTAGATGGGTAAAAGATGGTAATATTTACTCAAGCTCAGGAGTTAGTGCTGGTATAGATATGAGTTTAGGGTTTGTTGCAGATTTATTAGGTTATGATATTGCCAAGCAAAAAAGTATCGAAATAGAATACTCATGGCAAGAAGATGCAACTATAGATGAGTTCGCAGATATTTATAAATAA
- a CDS encoding ABC-F family ATP-binding cassette domain-containing protein, which produces MIFFKNISYQVEIKELFDNVNFLIFPNQKIGLVGKNGTGKTTLFNLIQGNITPDKGDIEIAKNTRIVTVKQEVDDFETKVIDYVVNGIESLKQLKIKMQQSLATENFVDYSKYHEEYESLGGYAIESQAGKLLSGLGFSISQLQQKVKELSGGWQIRLNLAQALLQESDILLLDEPTNHLDLDAVLWLEEYLQEYKGSLLLISHDRIFLDNVVKQIFHIDNKTIATYTGNYSSYEKQAYEQQVLQQKQFEKQQKHIAHLQSFVDRFKAKASKAKQAQSRVKMLEKIQRVEAVKTESDFSFEFKQVKDHLGGTLVSLQSADLGYGDKKILNNVKLNIYNEMRIGLLGLNGAGKSTLIKSLIGEIDILSGKIEKHPNLRVGYFSQHSLDMLDPQASPLLHMQRFDPKATQEKLRTFLGSFNFVGDKALAKAGTFSGGEKARLALAMIVYQEPNFLLLDEPTNHLDIGVREALTIALQSFQGAIILVSHDRFLLESTVDEYMLVGEGHVKSFDGDMKDYYKYILEIKKIENDSSNSSVQSNNDHKKQTRKLSADKRKQLKPLQDKIKELEKVFDKLQKQDLQMQEALQDQSLYDDKIKLQQTLVEHSQLKEKIEEAELEWFEALEELEDLKNNN; this is translated from the coding sequence ATGATTTTCTTTAAAAATATATCTTATCAAGTTGAGATAAAAGAGTTATTTGATAATGTTAACTTTTTAATTTTTCCAAACCAGAAAATAGGTTTAGTTGGTAAAAATGGTACTGGTAAAACTACGCTTTTTAACTTAATACAAGGAAATATAACTCCTGATAAAGGTGATATTGAGATTGCTAAAAATACTCGTATAGTCACAGTTAAACAAGAAGTTGATGATTTTGAAACTAAAGTAATTGATTATGTAGTCAATGGTATCGAATCTTTGAAACAGCTAAAAATAAAAATGCAACAATCACTAGCAACAGAGAATTTTGTTGATTATTCAAAATATCATGAAGAGTATGAATCTCTAGGTGGCTATGCTATAGAATCTCAAGCTGGTAAATTATTATCTGGTCTAGGTTTTAGTATTAGTCAGTTGCAACAAAAAGTAAAAGAGCTCTCAGGTGGTTGGCAGATTCGTTTAAATTTAGCTCAAGCTCTATTACAAGAATCAGATATTTTATTACTTGATGAACCAACAAACCACTTAGATCTAGATGCAGTTTTATGGCTTGAAGAATATTTGCAAGAATATAAAGGCTCTTTACTGCTTATTTCACATGATAGGATTTTCTTAGATAATGTTGTTAAGCAAATATTTCACATCGATAATAAAACTATAGCTACATATACAGGCAATTATTCATCATATGAGAAGCAAGCTTATGAACAACAAGTCCTGCAACAAAAACAGTTTGAAAAACAACAAAAACATATAGCTCATTTACAGAGCTTTGTTGATAGGTTTAAAGCCAAAGCATCTAAAGCAAAACAAGCTCAGAGCCGTGTTAAAATGCTTGAGAAAATACAGCGAGTTGAGGCAGTTAAGACAGAGTCTGATTTTAGTTTTGAGTTTAAGCAAGTTAAAGACCATTTAGGAGGGACTTTAGTCAGTTTACAAAGTGCTGATCTTGGTTATGGTGATAAAAAGATCTTAAATAATGTAAAGCTAAATATCTATAATGAGATGCGTATAGGTCTCTTAGGCCTAAATGGTGCTGGTAAATCAACTTTAATTAAATCTTTAATTGGTGAGATTGATATCTTATCAGGTAAGATTGAAAAACATCCAAACCTTAGAGTAGGGTATTTCTCGCAACATTCTTTAGATATGCTTGATCCTCAAGCTTCACCATTACTACATATGCAGCGTTTTGATCCTAAAGCAACACAAGAAAAGCTTAGAACTTTTTTAGGTAGTTTTAACTTTGTTGGTGATAAAGCCTTAGCAAAAGCAGGGACTTTCTCTGGTGGTGAAAAAGCCCGTTTAGCTTTAGCAATGATTGTCTATCAAGAGCCAAACTTTCTATTATTAGATGAACCAACAAACCATTTAGATATTGGTGTACGTGAAGCCTTAACTATAGCGCTACAAAGTTTCCAAGGAGCTATTATTTTAGTTTCTCATGATAGATTTTTACTTGAGTCAACAGTTGATGAATATATGCTAGTTGGTGAAGGGCACGTTAAATCTTTTGATGGAGATATGAAAGATTATTATAAATATATTCTTGAGATTAAAAAAATAGAAAATGACTCATCAAACTCATCTGTGCAGTCTAACAATGATCATAAAAAACAAACTAGAAAATTATCAGCAGATAAGCGTAAGCAATTAAAACCATTACAAGATAAAATCAAAGAACTTGAAAAAGTATTCGATAAATTGCAAAAACAAGATTTACAAATGCAAGAAGCTCTTCAAGATCAAAGCTTATATGATGATAAGATAAAGTTACAACAAACTTTAGTTGAGCACTCCCAATTAAAAGAAAAAATTGAAGAAGCTGAGTTAGAATGGTTTGAAGCTTTAGAAGAACTAGAAGATCTAAAAAATAATAACTAA
- a CDS encoding ribonucleotide-diphosphate reductase subunit beta encodes MVEVKIYTKTNCPFCDLAKSWFGANNIPFTQITLDDDEKRAKFYNDVNKNILLIEEHVRTVPQIFVGDVHIGGYDNLMARAGEVIARVKGSSLTTFSKTYKPFSYPWAVDLTVKHEKAHWIEDEIDLSEDVTDWKNGKITKVEKEYITNILRLFTQSDVAVGQNYYDQFIPAFKNNEVRNMLGSFAAREGIHQRAYALLNDTLGLPDSEYHAFLEYKAMTDKIEFMMDADPSTRRGLGLCLAKTVFNEGVALFASFAMLLNFQRFGKMKGMGKVVEWSIRDESMHVEGNAALFRIYCQENPYIVDNEFKKEIYLMATQAVELEDRFIDLAYEIGTIEGLNANEVKEYIRHITDRRLNQLGLNEIYNVDKNPLTWLEWILNGADHTNFFENRVTEYEVAGLTGNWDEAYQ; translated from the coding sequence ATAGTGGAAGTAAAAATATATACAAAAACAAACTGTCCTTTCTGTGATCTTGCAAAAAGTTGGTTTGGTGCAAATAATATTCCTTTTACACAAATTACTCTTGATGATGATGAAAAGAGAGCTAAGTTCTATAATGATGTAAATAAAAATATTCTTCTTATTGAAGAACATGTTAGAACTGTACCACAAATATTTGTTGGTGATGTACATATTGGTGGTTATGATAACCTTATGGCTAGAGCTGGTGAAGTTATAGCTAGAGTTAAGGGCTCATCTTTAACAACATTCTCAAAAACATATAAACCTTTTAGCTACCCATGGGCAGTTGATCTGACAGTTAAACATGAAAAAGCACACTGGATTGAAGATGAAATTGACCTTTCAGAAGACGTTACAGATTGGAAGAACGGTAAGATCACAAAAGTTGAAAAAGAATATATAACAAATATTCTACGACTATTTACACAATCTGATGTTGCTGTTGGTCAAAACTATTATGATCAGTTTATTCCTGCTTTTAAGAATAATGAAGTGCGTAATATGTTAGGCTCATTCGCAGCTAGAGAAGGTATCCATCAAAGAGCATATGCTCTACTTAATGATACATTAGGACTTCCTGATTCTGAGTACCATGCTTTCTTAGAATATAAAGCTATGACTGATAAGATTGAGTTTATGATGGATGCTGATCCATCGACTCGTCGTGGTTTAGGATTATGTTTAGCAAAAACTGTATTTAATGAAGGTGTCGCCCTTTTTGCATCATTTGCTATGCTACTTAACTTCCAACGCTTTGGTAAAATGAAAGGTATGGGTAAAGTAGTAGAATGGTCAATTCGTGATGAATCAATGCATGTAGAAGGTAATGCTGCATTATTTAGAATATATTGCCAAGAAAACCCATATATAGTTGATAATGAATTCAAAAAAGAAATTTATCTAATGGCTACTCAAGCTGTAGAGCTTGAAGATAGATTTATCGATCTAGCATATGAGATAGGCACTATTGAAGGTTTAAATGCAAATGAAGTAAAAGAATATATTCGCCATATTACTGATAGACGTTTAAATCAATTAGGGTTAAATGAAATATATAATGTTGATAAAAATCCTCTAACTTGGTTAGAATGGATATTAAATGGCGCTGATCATACAAACTTCTTTGAGAACCGTGTTACAGAATACGAAGTTGCTGGTTTAACTGGTAATTGGGATGAAGCTTATCAATAA
- the dinB gene encoding DNA polymerase IV, with amino-acid sequence MDKLRKIIHFDMDYFFAQVEEKVNPSLKDKPFAVGGTNPKRGVISTCNYIAREYGLHSAMPTSIALQKCPNLVLLNTDFAKYKAASAIIREIFHSFTDKVEPLSLDEAYLDVTDVTEYKNSATLIAQAIKQQIFNKTGLTGSAGVAPNKLLAKIASDINKPNGLYVITPDQVNNFVKDLPVKKLFGVGKVSQEKLKSMGVETCSQLQQISLNTLIDKFGKFGASLYNYARGIDNREVNPIRIRKSVSVENTYLDDLKTLETCLEKLPSLYEKLTSRMSDEHYKSIVGIFVKFTDTKFNKTSLTRVAKTLDKEALKNLIIELHKKQNHPIRLMGIGIRLGEVDDRQMELF; translated from the coding sequence ATGGATAAATTAAGAAAAATCATACATTTTGATATGGACTACTTCTTTGCTCAAGTCGAAGAGAAAGTAAATCCAAGCTTAAAAGATAAGCCCTTTGCAGTTGGAGGCACAAATCCTAAACGAGGTGTAATATCTACTTGTAACTATATTGCACGTGAATATGGTCTCCATTCTGCAATGCCTACATCTATTGCTCTACAAAAGTGTCCTAATTTAGTACTTCTAAATACTGATTTTGCAAAATATAAAGCTGCTTCTGCAATTATTAGAGAGATATTTCACTCTTTTACAGATAAGGTTGAGCCTCTATCTCTTGATGAAGCATACCTTGATGTAACAGATGTTACTGAGTATAAAAATAGTGCTACTTTAATTGCTCAAGCTATCAAACAACAAATATTTAATAAGACTGGTCTGACAGGCTCAGCTGGAGTAGCTCCGAATAAGCTTTTGGCAAAAATAGCTAGTGATATAAATAAACCTAATGGATTATATGTAATAACTCCTGATCAAGTTAATAATTTTGTAAAAGATCTTCCAGTCAAAAAACTTTTTGGTGTTGGTAAAGTATCTCAAGAGAAACTAAAAAGCATGGGAGTTGAGACATGCTCACAGTTACAGCAGATTAGTCTAAATACCCTTATAGATAAGTTCGGTAAATTTGGTGCTAGTTTATATAACTATGCTAGAGGTATAGATAATCGTGAAGTTAATCCTATCCGTATTCGTAAATCTGTAAGTGTTGAAAATACATATTTAGATGATTTAAAGACTTTAGAAACCTGCCTAGAAAAATTACCTAGCTTATATGAAAAACTAACTAGTAGAATGTCAGATGAGCATTATAAAAGTATCGTAGGTATTTTTGTCAAATTTACAGATACAAAATTTAATAAAACAAGTCTAACTAGAGTAGCTAAAACTCTAGATAAAGAAGCTCTTAAAAACCTAATAATTGAGCTACATAAGAAACAAAATCATCCAATCCGTTTAATGGGTATTGGTATACGTCTTGGAGAAGTTGATGATAGACAGATGGAGTTATTTTAA
- a CDS encoding TetR/AcrR family transcriptional regulator, which yields MHAVSSTKIIKTAGISKGRFFHHFYQVEDLYLYILDSFVEKLEINLSPQKFESFKGFVCKMY from the coding sequence ATTCATGCTGTATCTTCTACTAAAATTATTAAAACAGCTGGAATTAGTAAAGGTAGATTTTTTCATCATTTTTATCAAGTCGAAGATTTATATTTGTATATCTTAGATAGTTTTGTTGAGAAATTAGAGATTAATCTATCCCCACAAAAGTTTGAAAGTTTCAAAGGTTTTGTTTGTAAGATGTATTGA
- a CDS encoding glutaredoxin domain-containing protein has protein sequence MKVKVYSRNGCPFCVWAKQWFEDNDIAFDEIVMDDYSQRTRFYEEMNQSGKVNHPISTVPQIFVDDEHIGGFTELKANAEKILSKK, from the coding sequence ATGAAAGTAAAAGTATATAGTAGGAATGGTTGTCCTTTTTGTGTTTGGGCAAAACAATGGTTTGAAGACAATGATATAGCTTTTGATGAAATCGTTATGGATGATTATAGCCAACGTACTAGATTCTATGAAGAAATGAATCAAAGTGGAAAAGTAAACCACCCTATTTCAACTGTACCACAAATATTTGTTGATGATGAGCATATTGGTGGTTTTACAGAGTTAAAAGCTAATGCTGAGAAAATCTTAAGTAAAAAGTAG